In Nyctibius grandis isolate bNycGra1 chromosome 8, bNycGra1.pri, whole genome shotgun sequence, a single window of DNA contains:
- the NSUN4 gene encoding 5-methylcytosine rRNA methyltransferase NSUN4: MAALGGRARAAAAALLRRGAAPGAAPRRHRHKEKWATTAPRIPPTRLALHHFDVNYSLQLRDLWPSVRAALLCEHKYGALLNNFSPVDHVTQELELLDATDFVSEALKKRGAALGEAGRGESRSQEGSGEGRTVMQVETMTQAEMSPPLPASISSNIKCYTFPRGDITRFRPARPDALGLLDYYLMDAASLLPVLALNVQPDDFVLDLCAAPGGKTLTLLQTGVCAHLAANDVSVSRTKRLHQILHSYIPKEIRETVSVTSCDGRDWGQLEGGTFHKVLVDVPCTTDRHSVTEQDNNIFHRRRTKERQMLPMLQLQLLMAGILATKPRGEVVYSTCSLSPLQNEYVIERAVEIAETQFDISIHIEDLSHFRTLFQDTFSFFSDCRLGELVLPHLTANFGPMYFCKLRRM; the protein is encoded by the exons ATGGCGGCGCTGGGCGGGCgcgcgcgggcggcggcggcagcgctgctgcggcggggagcggcgccggGAGCGGCGCCGCGCCGGCACCGGCACAAGGAGAAGTGG gCTACCACGGCCCCCCGCATCCCGCCCACGCGACTGGCCCTGCACCACTTTGACGTGAACTACAGCctgcagctgagggacctgtgGCCCTCCGTGCGTGCCGCCCTGCTCTGCGAGCACAAGTACGGCGCCCTCCTCAACAACTTCTCTCCTGTCGACCACGTCACCcaagagctggagctgctggatgccactgattttgtttctgaagccCTCAAAAAGCGGGGTGCAGCTTTGGGGGAagcggggagaggggaaagcaggTCCCAGGAGGGGTCTGGCGAAGGCAGAACAGTGATGCAGGTGGAGACGATGACACAGGCAGAGATGTCACCGCCGCTTCCTGCCTCCATCAGCTCCAACATCAAGTGTTACACCTTCCCCAGAGGCGACATCACGCGCTTTCGCCCTGCACG GCCGGACGCTCTGGGGCTCCTCGACTATTATCTCATGGACGCCGCATCTCTCCTGCCCGTCCTGGCGCTCAATGTGCAGCCGGATGACTTTGTCCTTGACCTCTGCGCAGCTCCGGGTGGCAAGACCTTGACTCTGCTGCAGACTGGGGTTTGTG CGCATCTGGCAGCCAACGATGTCTCAGTTTCCCGGACAAAGAGGCTGCACCAGATTCTTCATAGCTACATTCCCAAAGAAATCAGGGAAACTGTGAGTGTCACGTCCTGCGATGGAAGGGATTGGGGGCAGCTGGAAGGTGGCACTTTCCATAAG gtcctCGTAGATGTACCCTGCACGACGGACAGGCACTCTGTCACGGAGCAGGACAACAACATCTTCCACAGGAGAAGAACCAAGGAGCGTCAGATGTTGCCCATGctacagctgcagctgctgat ggctgggatCCTCGCTACCAAGCCGCGAGGAGAGGTGGTGTATTCTACATGCTCCCTCTCCCCGCTGCAGAATGAGTATGTGATCGAGAGAGCGGTAGAAATTGCAGAAACCCAGTTTGACATCAGTATCCACATTGAGGACTTGAGCCACTTTCGGACGCTCTTCCAGGACACGTTTTCCTTCTTCTCGGATTGCCGGCTGGGGGAGCTCGTTCTGCCTCACCTCACAGCCAACTTTGGACCTATGTATTTCTGCAAATTACGTCGGATGTAG
- the UQCRH gene encoding cytochrome b-c1 complex subunit 6, mitochondrial, with the protein MGLRDRVVHAGEPEEEEEEEELVDPLTTVREHCEQTEKCVKARERLELCDARVSSRSQTEEQCTEELFDFLHARDHCVAHKLFKNLK; encoded by the exons ATGGGGTTGCGCGACCGCGTCGTTCACGCCGGGGAGCCCGAG gaggaggaggaggaggaagagctggtG GATCCTTTAACCACGGTGCGGGAGCACTGCGAGCAGACAGAGAAATGCGTGAAGGCGCGGGAGCGGCTGGAGCTGTGCGACGCGCGCGTGTCCTCCAGGTCCCAGACAGAAGAGCAGTGCACAGAGGAGCTTTTTGACTTCCTGCATGCCAGGGACCACTGT GTTGCTCACAAACTCTTCAAGAACCTGAAGTAA
- the LOC137666560 gene encoding vitamin D3 hydroxylase-associated protein-like yields MIQQQLRQLLPEREVGPSAALALLCGSAAAVVVWKWLGKRQIQKQMEEARRTQDEGVKNMANTVQQFREQVPHVQTDAILSLPLLELTGRLQEGSLSPKTVLYTYIEKALEVTQQTNCLRHFIPECEEQLQEIQRQREKGLLYGIPVSIKDHIGHKGHLSTCGLVQCLGTLVQEDSVLVKVLKRQGAIPFAMTNVPQSLFNYDCSNPIFGQTLNPFNHKKSPGGSSGGEGALIAGGGSILGIGSDIGGSIRLPSSFCGLCGLKPTAKRLSLAGASGPVSGILAVPCALGPMARDVDSLALCMKALLCQEMFQLDPTVPPIPFDEEVYSSSAPLRVGYYDTDGYFPLPPCMRRVVQETRAALQAAGHQLVPFSPPRIHYVMTELFLKTFFADGGRAWLDVFTGDIVDPSLKPQVNCCKIPRLGKKLLALILKPLFPRLADYLSALGGMSSVKEMWNHHHQIEVYRTEFIAQWRELQLDVVLCPVLGPAFTTGYPGKLLTAISSTMLYNVLNFPAGVVPVSTVTEADEEELKLYQGCCDDPWDRTLKQAVAGAVGLPVAVQCVALPWQEELCLRFMKEVETLSREKRAA; encoded by the exons ATGATCCAGCAACAGCTGAGACAGCTTTTGCCAGAGAGGGAAGTAGGTCCTTCTGCTGCCCTTGCCCTGCTCTGCGGCTCGGCGGCAGCCGTGGTGGTCTGGAAATGGCTGGGCAAAAGGCAGATCCAGAAGCAAATGGAAGAGGCTCGGAGGACCCAGGATGAGGGTGTGAAGAATATGGCAAACACTGTCCAGCAGTTCAGGGAGCAG GTCCCCCATGTCCAGACGGATGCCAtcctgtccctgcccctgctGGAACTCACTGGGAGACTGCAGGAAGGGTCTCTGTCTCCCAAGACTGTCCTCTACACCTACATAGAGAAG GCCCTGGAAGTGACCCAGCAGACAAACTGCTTGCGACATTTTATCCCAGAGTGTGAGGAGCAGCTCCAGGAAATACAACGGCAGAGGGAGAAAGGGCTGCTCTATGGCATCCCAGTCAGCATCAAGGATCACATTGGCCACAAG GGTCATCTGTCGACCTGTGGGCTTGTGCAATGCCTGGGCACTCTGGTGCAGGAGGACAGCGTCCTAGTCAAGGTTTTGAAGAGACAGGGGGCCATCCCATTTGCAATGACCAATGTGCCGCAATCCCTCTTCAA CTATGATTGCAGCAATCCCATCTTCGGCCAGACCTTGAACCCCTTCAACCACAAGAAGAGCCCCGGGGGCTCCtcaggaggggagggagctcTGATCGCAGGGGGAGGCTCCATCCTGGGCATCGGCTCAGACATCGGTGGCAGCATCCGCCTGCCATCCAGCTTCTGCGGGCTGTGCGGGCTCAAACCCACGGCCAAAAGGCTCAG ccTGGCCGGAGCGAGTGGCCCAGTCAGTGGGATCCTGGCAG TTCCTTGTGCGCTGGGGCCGATGGCGAGGGACGTGGACAGCCTGGCCCTCTGCATGAAGGCGCTTCTCTGCCAGGAGATGTTCCAGCTGGACCCCACCGTGCCCCCCATCCCCTTCGATGAGGAG GTGTACTCCAGCTCCGCTCCTCTGCGGGTCGGGTACTACGACACAGATGGCTACTTCCCACTGCCCCCTTGCATGCGGCGGGTGGTGCAGGAAAccagggcagctctgcaggcagccgGGCACCAG CTGGTGCCCTTTTCTCCACCGCGGATCCACTATGTCATGACTGAACTGTTTCTGAAGACCTTTTTTGCTGACGGAGGCCGTGCTTGGTTGGACGTGTT CACAGGAGATATTGTAGATCCAAGCTTGAAGCCACAGGTGAATTGCTGCAAGATCCCAAggctggggaagaagctgctggCTCTGATTCTTAAACCTCTG ttTCCCCGCCTGGCTGACTATCTGAGCGCCTTGGGTGGAATGAG CTCAGTGAAGGAGATGTGGAATCATCACCATCAAATAGAG gTGTACCGCACCGAGTTCATCGCCCAGTGGAGGGAACTCCAGCTGGACGTTGTGCTGTGCCCTGTCCTGGGGCCTGCCTTCACCACGGGATACCCTGGGAAACTCCTCA cTGCCATCTCCTCCACAATGCTGTACAACGTCTTGAACTTCCCTGCTGGGGTAGTACCCGTCAGCACGGTGACAGAAGCTGATGAGGAAGAGCTAAAGCTTTACCAAGGATGCTGTGATGACCCCTGGGACCGGACACTGAAACAG GCTGTGGCAGGAGCCGTGGGGCTGCCCGTGGCCGTGCAGTGCGTGGCCTTGCcatggcaggaggagctgtgcctccgGTTCATGAAGGAGGTGGAGACCCTCAGCcgggagaagagagcagcatAG
- the LRRC41 gene encoding leucine-rich repeat-containing protein 41 has product MAAVLSGATAAEGPRSLFALSAAAVSRSMGALERDVWELPGHLLRRLLPLLTVFRLERAEGAARRAGLSTQPIWRKLWDEVMKIRLPNSKNITCWRKKFLETFFSNVLHGVLDVSSDWRLNDHHFSPLLHSSPHVSQLTLCNMLQGAVELTAEHNQQVLENLAGSLRILNFQHLLSSDQSTRRSLVLLLHRLIHHGSVSQVSIYSWPVPDTVLLALILSMSAGFWRSGNALAYHSSPCGLCREEDKTQSQEAAQERAERGRCDEREWSDGENQKGSPRAQEEADAEVNGRRADAHLNSVLSEPRSPPLRNQACEETSSKVPCDPTSIQGGSFPRCVSDQPSCHPVLRKTRRRLKSAVGKRRRCLRRSRGPHADPEDLYDFVFTVAREDNLGLLDKNSATEGENAENWTSSSPGSPCSGHAGCKKRGGSAGIFSLKAAHRFRSVSTLELFSIPLTGETCRTLSNLLSSWVSLENLVLSCNDLGANIFCILSGLRALSRHSDCRLRVVRVSDIFSQMPCMELVRCILSAFPQLHILSVSFDLKNPLEGNRPAGNPSCSEAEIPESCLEQLEIRFPREPLHTVFLLPVLKASKSLQQLSLDSATLPCSQELGLLLEALRECNPNLKKLSFHDVNLAEHQKEVLLLLQFPVVQEITFSFCRLFESSTTEFLSEIINTVKRNSSLKSLRLPGNRLGNHRLVAFADIFSEDSSSSLCQLDVSSNCIKPDGLLEFTKKLEGHIQQRGGQIQFTHLCLFQNWLDQDAETAQEALRRLKAVCSVVSDSWDSSQAFADYISVM; this is encoded by the exons ATGGCAGCGGTGCTGAGCGGGGCGACGGCGGCGGAGGGGCCGCGCAGCCTGTTCGCGCTGAGCGCGGCGGCGGTGAGCCGCAGCATGGGGGCCCTGGAGCGGGACGTGTGGG AGCTGCCCGGGCACCTCCTGCGGAGGCTCCTGCCGCTTCTCACCGTCTTCCGCCTCGAGCGGGCCGAGGGCGCCGCGCGGAGAGCAG GCCTCTCGACGCAGCCCATCTGGCGCAAGCTGTGGGACGAGGTGATGAAAATCAGGCTGCCCAACTCGAAG AATATAACCTGTTGGAGGAAGAAGTTCCTTGAAACGTTCTTCTCAAACGTTCTTCACGGTGTCTTGGATGTTTCCTCTGACTGGCGTCTCAACGACCATCACTTCTCCCCGCTGCTCCACAGCTCCCCGCACGTTTCCCAGCTTACCCTCTGCAACATGCTGCAGGGCGCGGTGGAGCTCACTGCTGAGCACAACCAGCAAGTGCTTGAAAACCTGGCTGGCTCCCTGCGCATCCTCAACTTCCAGCACCTCCTCTCCTCCGACCAGTCCACCAGGCGTTCACTGGTTTTACTTCTTCACCGGCTGATTCACCATGGCTCTGTCAGCCAGGTGTCCATATACTCCTGGCCTGTTCCCGACACGGTTCTTCTCGCTCTCATTTTGAGCATGAGTGCTGGGTTTTGGCGCTCGGGAAACGCCCTCGCGTATCACAGCAGCCCGTGTGGCCTTTGCAGGGAGGAGGACAAAACCCAAAGCCAAGAGGCAGCACAAGAGCGAGCCGAGAGGGGCCGTTGCGATGAGAGGGAGTGGAGCGATGGTGAGAACCAGAAGGGATCCCCCAGGGCCCAAGAGGAGGCTGATGCAGAGGTGAATGGACGCAGGGCTGACGCTCACCTGAACTCTGTCCTCTCCGAGCCGAGAAGTCCTCCTCTGCGAAACCAAGCATGTGAGGAGACAAGCAGCAAGGTGCCCTGTGACCCCACCAGCATTCAGGGAGGCTCTTTTCCTCGTTGTGTCTCAGACCAGCCGTCCTGTCACCCTGTTCTTCGAAAGACACGCAGACGGCTGAaatctgcagtggggaagagaCGTCGCTGCCTCAGACGAAGCAGGGGACCACATGCTGACCCAGAAGACCtgtatgattttgtttttactgttgcTAGAGAAGATAATTTAGGGTTACTTGACAAAAACAGCGCCACAGAGGGAGAAAACGCTGAGAACTGGACTAGTTCCTCCCCAGGATCTCCGTGCAGTGGCCACGCTGGCTGTAAGAAGAGAGGAGGATCTGCTGGGATCTTTTCTCTGAAAGCTGCTCACCGCTTCCGAAGCGTGTCCACGCTGGAATTGTTCTCCATTCCTTTGACTGGGGAGACATGTCGGACTCTGAGTAACCTCCTGAGCTCCTGGGTGTCTTTAGAAAACTTGGTTCTGTCTTGCAATG ACCTGGGCGCTAACATCTTCTGCATCCTCTCCGGGCTCCGGGCCCTCTCCCGCCACTCGGACTGCCGCCTCCGCGTGGTGCGCGTGAGCGACATCTTCTCCCAGATGCCCTGCATGGAGCTTGTTCGCTGCATCCTGAGTGCCTTTCCCCAGCTCCACATACTCTCCGTCAGCTTCGACCTCAAAAACCCACTGGAGGGGAACAGGCCAGCGGGGAATCCAAGCTGCAGTGAGGCAGAAATCCCAG agagctgcctggagcagctggagatCCGATTCCCCAGGGAACCTCTGCACACCGTGTTCCTGCTGCCCGTGCTCAAGGCGTCAAAGTCCCTCCAGCAGTTGTCCCTTGACAGCGCCACGCTGCCCTGTTCTCAGGAGCTTGGACTCCTTTTGGAGGCACTCAGAG agTGTAATCCAAATTTGAAGAAACTGAGCTTTCACGATGTGAACCTGGCTGAGCACCAGAAGgaagttctgcttttgcttcagTTTCCGGTCGTGCAAG AAATCACGTTTTCCTTCTGCCGGCTGTTTGAAAGCTCTACGACTGAGTTTTTGTCGGAAATAATTAatacagtgaaaagaaattcaTCTTTGAAGAGCCTCAGACTGCCTGGGAATCGCCTTG GGAATCACAGGCTGGTTGCTTTTGCAGACATTTTCTCTGAagattcctcctcttctctttgcCAGCTGGATGTCAG CTCAAATTGCATCAAACCCGATGGGCTCCTGGAGTTCACAAAGAAGCTGGAAGGCCACATCCAGCAGAGAGGGGGACAGATTCAATTCACACACCTCTGCCTCTTCCAAAATTGGCTGGACCAGGATGCTGAAACAGCTCAAGAAGCACTTCGGCGTCTCAAAGCTGTGTGCAGCGTGGTCAGTGACTCGTGGGACTCCTCCCAGGCCTTTGCTGACTACATCAGTGTCATGTGA